Proteins co-encoded in one Yamadazyma tenuis chromosome 1, complete sequence genomic window:
- the tmk2 gene encoding mitogen activated protein kinase 2 (COG:T; EggNog:ENOG503NVP2) has product MSDLSHAGRTVNKVFNQEFIIDQRFKIVKELGHGAYGIVCSAKYDDGSANDTEGSFVAIKKITNIFSKKILCKRSLRELKLLQFFRGHKNITCLYDLDIIPNPLTGEFNEVYLYEELMECDMHQIIRSGQPLTDQHYQSFIYQVLCGLKYIHSADVLHRDLKPGNLLVNADCELKICDFGLARGFSEDPEQNAGFMTEYVATRWYRAPEIMLSFTNYTKAIDIWSVGCILAELLGGKPIFRGKDYVDQLNQILLILGTPKESTLTKIGSVRAQNYVRSLPYTRKVEYSELFPTANPLALDLLEHMLTLDPYERITVDEALKHPYFQVWHDPQDEPECQIKFDFKSFETIDDLPTMKQIIIDEVRSFREFVRKPIQEQQQIQLQMQLQKRYEEQLKQHQQQQMEGMDLATPTMPNPSHSHNVSAEVDTNSLDAQNLQYYESIPKPQELDEFTFSRDEQLDNLGELDNNEDLFRLEEELGFGMDGNIFNSI; this is encoded by the coding sequence ATGTCGGACCTATCACACGCAGGAAGAACCGTCAATAAGGTATTCAACCAGGAGTTTATCATTGATCAGAGATTTAAAATCGTCAAGGAACTCGGCCATGGCGCCTATGGAATAGTGTGCTCGGCCAAGTACGACGATGGCTCTGCCAATGACACAGAAGGAAGCTTTGTGGCCATCAAAAAAATCACAAACATCTTCAGTAAGAAGATCTTGTGTAAACGATCCTTGAGGGAATTGAAGCTTTTACAATTTTTCAGGGGCCATAAGAACATCACCTGTCTCTATGACTTGGATATCATTCCTAACCCGTTGACGGGTGAATTCAACGAGGTGTACCTCTACGAAGAATTGATGGAATGTGATATGCACCAGATCATACGCTCAGGCCAACCATTAACAGATCAACACTACCAGTCTTTTATCTACCAGGTGTTATGCGGATTGAAGTACATCCACTCTGCCGATGTGTTACACCGTGACTTGAAGCCAGGAAACCTTTTGGTCAATGCCGACTGTGAATTAAAGATTTGTGATTTTGGCTTGGCCAGAGGGTTCTCTGAAGATCCCGAACAGAATGCTGGTTTCATGACCGAATACGTCGCCACCAGATGGTACAGAGCCCCCGAAATCATGTTGAGTTTCACCAACTACACAAAAGCCATCGATATCTGGTCGGTAGGATGTATTTTAGCGGAATTATTGGGAGGAAAACCCATCTTCAGAGGCAAGGATTACGTCGACCAATTGAACCAGATCTTGCTCATTTTGGGAACCCCTAAAGAACTGACATTGACCAAGATCGGCTCTGTTAGAGCCCAGAACTACGTTCGTTCGTTACCTTATACTCGAAAAGTGGAATATTCAGAGCTATTCCCCACCGCCAACCCCCTTGCGTTGGACTTATTGGAACACATGTTAACGCTAGACCCGTACGAGAGAATCACCGTCGACGAAGCTTTGAAACATCCATACTTTCAGGTTTGGCATGATCCACAGGACGAGCCTGAATGTCAAATTAAGTTTGACTTCAAGAGCTTTGAAACCATCGATGACCTCCCCACCATGAAGCAAATAATCATTGACGAAGTCCGGTCGTTCAGAGAGTTTGTACGGAAACCCATCCAGGAACAGCAACAAATTCAACTACAGATGCAGTTACAGAAGAGATATGAGGAGCAGTTGaaacaacatcaacagcAACAAATGGAAGGCATGGATTTAGCTACCCCTACTATGCCTAACCCTTCTCATTCGCATAATGTAAGTGCTGAGGTGGATACAAACTCCCTCGATGCACAGAACCTTCAATACTACGAGCTGATTCCCAAGCCCCAAGAGTTGGACGAATTTACTTTCTCTCGAGACGAACAATTGGACAATTTGGGGGAACTCGATAATAATGAAGATTTATTCCGACTCGAGGAGGAGCTCGGTTTTGGAATGGACGGGAACATCTTTAATAGCATTTAG
- a CDS encoding uncharacterized protein (COG:S; EggNog:ENOG503NVMB) translates to MGKQNNYTSKSTMTSTAIQTEELPPLASFLSSVAPGINELHDNIHFTHDFSSPKIPQAFSWPLSSSNSIQTAQLTPTYLNVSRPVLNPGPGLFESNTYVSLPFHITNLFNQIIDTKANNTLDGGMQIGANVGSMMPDPFHLVHLNPGCLTEIIELNNNPRYTNPFVDSNRSDSKNPFTKLTSNFNKLLKIAGPGHEVADSNSLFSVFDSFTELVPEFSNKNQLVFNKLLAFNESSYYNEISSVNTSRLLISANVNVVSIMALDQDYNYLHTQSVTSSKPYTSLLEKADQEPKSYQKVIETPLLRFSLKNHLVVTCMKSFNFNNTPLSVLGLNSGEILVINLKTLTYKLLLSSQRMDSKFNSSIKYSSNLTNTPVTCLDILHHPVYHCVFVVGTSSGEVLFVNPFSSDIAKYTKTIVDKDQFVTYFKKFDLSPFSPKYDASEIIGHIKLSYKPMTSISSTTSFLNSYSVSSHLNPMLLAVGADDGLVRLISLTSTSAQNYGSNSKSVVSDLISNYFHYGIRSVTFSPDFKFLAVAGNGDLIELFRLGYYNVNSLVHKNHSQGLTSGGRRSRSTTVNSASSASINPSNSLSLFLSPTVTSPSVSLDVNSANPPEDSSFCVPAVKDIRLMCRLRGHANTISRVQFIREEQVFESELEDKKPSSSLYRLLSIGNDGKVLFWEFDYKALPKVKRPVSSTKSKKPSSAQAATHSPSFVMSSAPSKRNPKMKSGKTDTSLGLPLSNLSSPSGSHNNMNSILTQADGSQAPPSHLASQVNLEEVMYDQIKGILGLYGSLYEIRFKKHYTSLIGKTDDSRLSHFSSIVHPIVDDKLVPCIETPVSSVDMSYWFSNGQISGVWVDGRYFWCFGRNGDLITYQISGLEENNRPFK, encoded by the coding sequence CCTCAACGTGTCTCGCCCCGTGCTCAACCCGGGCCCTGGCCTCTTTGAATCCAACACCTACGTGTCGTTGCCGTTCCACATCACTAATTTGTTCAACCAAATTATCGACACCAAGGCGAATAATACTCTTGATGGAGGAATGCAAATAGGCGCCAACGTCGGGTCCATGATGCCCGACCCGTTTCACCTCGTGCACTTGAATCCCGGGTGCCTCACAGAGATCATCGAGCTTAACAATAATCCCCGGTACACAAACCCATTTGTCGATTCTAACCGCCTGGACTCGAAGAACCCgttcaccaaattgacgtccaacttcaataagCTCTTGAAGATCGCGGGTCCCGGCCACGAGGTGGCGGATTCCAACTCGCTCTTCTCTGTGTTCGACTCGTTTACCGAATTGGTTCCCGAattctccaacaaaaaccagttggtgttcaacaagttgctTGCGTTCAACGAACTGTCGTACTACAACGAGATCAGCTCCGTCAACACCAGCCGGTTGTTGATTTCTGCAAATGTCAACGTGGTAAGCATCATGGCCTTGGACCAAGACTACAACTACTTACACACCCAGTCGGTGACGTCCAGTAAGCCCTACACCTCGTTGCTTGAGAAGGCGGATCAGGAACCAAAACTGTACCAAAAAGTGATTGAAACCCCTCTCTTGCGATTCAGTCTTAAGAACCACCTTGTGGTCACGTGCATGAAGCTGTTTAACTTCAATAACACCCCCTTGCTGGTGTTGGGCCTCAATTCAGGAGAGATATTGGTGATCAATTTGAAGACCCTCACCTATAAGCTCCTTTTGAGCAGCCAAAGAATggactccaagttcaactccaGCATAAAATACTcgtccaacttgaccaacacGCCAGTAACGTGTTTGGATATCCTCCACCACCCAGTCTACCATtgtgtgtttgtggtaGGAACCTCCAGCGGTGAGGTGCTTTTCGTCAACCCATTTTCGAGTGACATTGCCAAATACACCAAGACTATAGTGGATAAGGACCAGTTTGTGACTTACTTTAAGAAGTTTGATTTGAGTCCCTTCAGCCCCAAATACGATGCTTCTGAGATCATTGGGCATATCAAGTTGAGCTACAAACCTATGACAAGTATAAGCTCCACCACATCGTTTTTGAACAGCTACTCGGTCTCTTCACATTTGAACCCCATGCTCTTGGCGGTCGGGGCCGACGATGGACTCGTGCggttgatttcattgacaTCTACATCGGCCCAGAACTACGGGTCCAATTCGAAGTCGGTAGTGCTGGACTTGATTTCTAACTATTTTCACTATGGAATTCGATCCGTGACGTTTTCACCCGACTTTAAGTTTTTGGCAGTAGCAGGCAACGGCGATTTGATCGAATTATTCAGACTTGGCTACTATAACGTCAACTCCTTGGTCCACAAAAACCACTCTCAAGGACTAACTTCTGGAGGAAGgagatcaagaagtacCACTGTGAATAGTGCATCGTCTGCGTCCATTAATCCTTCCAACAGTTTGAGCTTGTTCCTATCGCCAACAGTGACGTCCCCGTCGGTTTCTCTTGATGTCAACTCAGCCAATCCTCCAGAAGACTCAAGCTTCTGTGTGCCTGCTGTCAAGGATATCCGGTTAATGTGCCGATTACGAGGCCATGCCAATACCATTTCCCGGGTGCAGTTTATACGTGAAGAACAGGTGTTTGAGTCTGAACTCGAAGACAAAAAGCCCAGCAGTTCGCTCTATCGGTTGTTAAGCATAGGAAATGATGGGAAGGTGCTATTCTGGGAATTCGACTATAAGGCTTTACCAAAGGTTAAGCGGCCTGTGCTGTCAACTAAATCCAAAAAGCCCTCTTCGGCACAAGCTGCTACACATCTGCCTCTGTTTGTGATGCTGCTGGCACCTCTGAAGCGTAATCCCAAGATGAAGTCAGGAAAAACGGACACCTCCTTGGGGTTACCGTTATCCAACCTAAGCTCTCCAAGTGGCAGCCACAATAACATGAACAGTATCTTGACACAGGCCGATGGCAGTCAAGCTCCTCCCTCTCATCTTGCATCACAAGTGAACCTCGAAGAAGTTATGTACGATCAGATAAAGGGGATCTTGGGCCTCTACGGCTCTCTTTATGAAATCAGGTTTAAAAAACACTACACAAGCCTAATAGGAAAGACTGACGATTCCAGGTTATCTCACTTTCTGAGTATCGTTCATCCTATTGTGGATGATAAGTTGGTACCTTGTATTGAAACCCCTGTCTCCTCAGTTGATATGAGCTACTGGTTCTCCAATGGCCAAATTTCGGGGGTTTGGGTGGATGGAAGGTACTTTTGGTGCTTCGGAAGAAATGGTGATCTTATCACATACCAAATCCTgggacttgaagaaaacaacCGTCCTTTCAAATAG